A window of the Ostrea edulis chromosome 1, xbOstEdul1.1, whole genome shotgun sequence genome harbors these coding sequences:
- the LOC125651592 gene encoding nuclear mitotic apparatus protein 1-like isoform X2 — protein sequence MDPGKRDALVAWLDSFCEDRSITCINDVSSGTDFLDFISRHDCSKNFSNTPLSKESIFTLIRETLEGIYATNLTGESSIIDFTAVLHPDVSAEKLEFELAKILLALIGAYFHPTNGDIGVFAKIALTLPTEKQAQFLQMLEHVLSKDLDEEFVGVLSKKLVTTHPGPEASTPLLEQSFNFASRCINGSIRDSPIPGHHNSSVANLSVLEINSPLRMMSLNSPTPASFGDLMHSPQLMQKAQLRQKDREIKRLEFSLRSEQHLRCELEMDLKEKCSTLEQKEFKIRELEVAIREQRKLQDAVDELDQVHNLNEKLNQDLQSCKAKMTDFLEMKQQKEYFEKQHEETLTQLNQMEEAMHSLESLKKSHHEYRSKCHTQEVEISMLQTTLQHRAEEIEALKGQLSTMNEARHGAIQQFNDMKREKEELEEMFAATGMGGSTGENMGVVTDIRIRDLEAELYQLKSAWIDPIAHDQVKKDLLQMTEAKETYQTKFSEVHKDLLAAQSEFDAMQSKATSLEFQLTKSQQLSQQQDETIKSQTRKLREEQETLACVRLSEEGLQTRCQEMEESITSLKKELARNQAEYTLLTEEFEREKQMHETRRQTMTTSYDTVLSEKKSLEQSLNKEKASLMIQIEDLQIRLDSKTGQARNSEEVLKTKLAAAQNSVKQTEIVLENERWTKDNVIKALKEEMTQLKEEIKQTEEKLNAQLREARQQEESTQWEITQRDQSIEELRQQLEAMRSQSREEQDQHQEERNSLTQDLSLLQSEKERLKANCVNFQEKIDNMSVKNKSQLEELQSQLSSWQDKHQLSVHDNQKSVEQLSELKAKIEEKEQKFESLNTNWMREKEKNVFLSNRVSDLESDYNAEKCSSENKTMEVNRQKCEIETLQRSLNNTRQENDEFKMEILELKTSYKNLESDMQNTVDDMKNDISKITSQNKKLQSEHENLQMVSMEKEQTMKKELNRLEQTRNDLENRLQQEIDFHQEQLRQHEVASEQNQKINVEVLMLRQHLNHREAELETVREEVQKKQDTLEENSGQMALVKKIAEVKQADNEQLQQKIQQLEKKVKEMKERELNLNKAQNRMKTERDQFEKRLQDMETTVGQLSRECDSLEVEKNKLNGLVANLRSSLGDVRAQRDELQTQIDQLTTDKAKQVQIIYDHEEEAQELQQKITSLKEEVDSLTKQTFASQSVIQQSASECERLKEKNNRLETEIQTLSCQLNDQSQQRESLQSRNQDLEGQVINLHNELETEKRNLHSSVSEKDEAQRQVETLTEEITSLESDLNSKTREFIAELKEKGQYITQLEERNKNLESNLSGEKIISERLLEEKSDLDKMILDLNENSEHLRNSLKQIRVENSNTLSELESLISRNNDMENELNLKVNECDNLVKEKQSLCEMIETLKTSVNQLTSQQEQNLNQLGDMSEKFSEANKQLECKETEAEKLRLDYENSVEEKKQVISEYGEQIRTLCEEHQENVSALKEENSQLKQKSEEELKSLVVDITATNHELKDARDRRMANERTIVELEKQCKVEREAKREMKAMFEKTIQELQEDVDFRTKRYQELENQTHRKLEEKESYWRAQLAQLENEYSRASEEVKENYSSEMTEKLHQMTHQYEAMVAEKEGMLSNQRLIFQDRVSHLENRVAQRQREVEDARGKAKKLEDLLTEELTSHRELKSITRELKDKIMDKDNVIKERNIAIAQLQMTASEKETDIASSCQQISTLQQDIQFLQDKVQCLSEDIENQTHNTGDLQKEVELYKEERDTALAEVNSYKQQLDAVEAERDKWQEENEGYSEKLEKFQENFNYKLKQAELKVLETQNQKENAELSLKNEIHSWQKKLYEEGETKEKLENELKQALVENEKAQRMLDSYKVHYSKKKELIEIQNQEVEAHRNVARDFRQKCDKLTLDNKVLKQNYDAMKSEAAAYKSRLDKAEKDLAPIKEELQAECLKNKLLNNDIRSVKVQLDHATRQLRDLNKNGCKVTENAELFSTNKVIDSIKMQDHEMGHALFGQTETKMVLRPREAIDSLDDSIFMESPHKKEHFKTVSNITLKSEVMDALSERRMSLRSHSQRLSSCDMNQSLYSTSSTASTASVPRGVFHCEDEPEEFEWNRLTELQRRNTLCPAHLKTSYPVETQHVKPQEFTDDALRYSMMPSGKKRKNEQLSDEDDTKSSMHLRSIKQAKHGSVPQKSAPLTPAKPETPSSARKSKKTPKKTPGKLRTPKLSTNRENSSSVKKSRLGGLKFSIGFTPKDKNKENTKSTSKVGNLVKLFEAQGSQSSQNESKFPTPVANKCIKTSTPVQHKNVEMKSSNYEIPAVPKSKDPELSTSVKEGDIRIKTPTKLKSSKFHTPVRSKHKIPADPMKLAVTPVKAFGSFIQRISTPKRSHRVKPMEFNVKE from the exons ATACTGCTGGCATTAATAGGGGCTTACTTCCATCCAACCAATGGAGATATTGGAGTCTTTGCCAAGATCGCCCTGACCCTACCTACAGAAAAACAGGCACAGTTTCTTCAGATGCTAGAACATGTCCTCAGTAAAGACTTAGATGAAGAGTTTGTGGGAGTTTTATCCAAAAAATTGG TGACCACCCATCCAGGCCCAGAGGCATCGACGCCATTATTGGAACAGTCATTCAACTTTGCCAGTAGATGCATCAATG GCTCTATAAGAGACAGTCCAATTCCTGGTCATCACAACAGTAGTGTCGCTAACCTTTCTGTACTGGAAATCAACTCCCCACTTCGCATGATGTCCCTCAACTCCCCAACACCTGCTTCGTTTGGGGACCTCATGCATTCCCCTCAGCTCATGCAGAAG GCACAGCTTCGACAGAAGGACAGAGAAATCAAGCGATTGGAGTTCAGTCTCCGCAGTGAGCAACACCTGAGATGTGAACTGGAAATGGatctaaaagaaaaatgttCCACACTGGAACAGAAAG AGTTCAAAATAAGAGAGCTAGAGGTAGCTATTAGAGAACAGAGAAAGCTACAAGATGCTGTTGATGAACTGGACCAAGTGCATAATCTCAATGAAAAACTGAATCAGGATTTACAAAG TTGCAAGGCTAAAATGACTGACTTTCTAgaaatgaaacaacaaaaagaATATTTTGAGAAGCAGCACGAAGAAACCTTGACACAGTTAAATCAGATGGAAGAAGCT ATGCACAGCTTGGAATCCTTGAAAAAGAGTCATCATGAGTACCGTAGCAAATGCCACACACAGGAAGTGGAAATCTCCATGTTACAAACAACACTTCAGCACAGAGCTGAGGAAATAGAGGCCCTCAAGGGACAACTGTCCACCATGAATGAGGCACGACATGGTGCAATTCAACAGTTTAATGACATGAAACGAGAGAAAGAGGAACTGGAAGAAATGTTTGCTGCAACTG GTATGGGTGGAAGTACTGGAGAAAACATGGGAGTGGTAACGGATATCCGGATCCGAGACCTAGAGGCCGAGTTATATCAGTTGAAGTCTGCCTGGATTGACCCCATAGCTCACGATCAAGTGAAAAAAGATCTGCTGCAAATGACAGAAGCCAAAGAAACTTATCAG acaaAGTTTTCTGAAGTTCACAAAGATTTACTGGCAGCTcagagtgaatttgatgcaatGCAGTCAAAGGCCACCAGTTTAGAATTTCAGCTTACTAAGAGTCAGCAGCTTTCTCAGCAACAGGATGAAACCATCAAATCACAGACCAGGAAGCTTAGAGAGGAGCAGGAGACCCTGGCATGTGTCAGATTGTCAGAGGAGGGTCTGCAGACACGCTGTCAGGAGATGGAGGAATCTATTACGAGTCTGAAGAAGGAGCTGGCCCGCAACCAAGCAGAGTACACGCTACTAACAGAA gAATTTGAACGTGAAAAGCAAATGCATGAGACTAGACGACAGACAATGACAACATCCTATGATACAGTTCTATCTGAAAAAAAGTCTCTGGAACAGTCATTGAATAAAGAAAAGGCCTCATTAATGATTCAGATAGAGGACCTTCAGATTCGACTTGACTCCAAAACTGGGCAAGCTCGAAATTCAGAAGAGGTTTTGAAAACTAAACTTGCAGCTGCACAAAACTCCGTGAAACAGACAGAAATTGTTCTGGAGAATGAGCGATGGACCAAAGACAATGTAATAAAAGCTCTAAAAGAGGAAATGACACAATTGAAAGAGGAAATAAAGCAGACAGAGGAAAAACTAAATGCTCAGCTACGTGAGGCCAGACAGCAGGAGGAATCAACTCAATGGGAGATCACTCAAAGGGATCAAAGTATTGAGGAGTTGAGGCAGCAACTGGAGGCCATGAGGTCCCAAAGCAGGGAGGAGCAAGACCAGCACCAAGAGGAAAGGAACAGCCTTACACAAGATCTCAGTCTACTGCAGAGTGAGAAGGAAAGATTAAAAGCTAACTGTGTGAACTTTCAAGAAAAGATCGATAACATGAGTGTTAAGAATAAGTCTCAGTTAGAGGAACTTCAGAGCCAGCTGTCATCTTGGCAGGACAAGCACCAGTTGAGTGTTCATGACAATCAGAAATCTGTGGAGCAGTTGAGTGAACTCAAAGCTAAAATCGAAGAAAAGGAACAGAAGTTTGAGTCTTTGAACACAAATTGGATGAGGGAAAAGGAGAAAAACGTGTTCCTCAGTAACAGGGTGAGTGATCTAGAAAGTGACTACAATGCTGAGAAGTGTTCCTCTGAGAATAAGACCATGGAAGTGAATAGACAAAAGTGTGAAATTGAGACACTGCAGAGATCTTTGAATAACACGAGGCAAGAAAATGATGAATTCAAGATGGAAATTTTGGAACTGAAAACTAGCTACAAGAACTTGGAATCAGATATGCAGAATACTGTGGATgatatgaaaaatgacatttctaAGATAACATCACAGAACAAAAAGTTGCAAAGTGAACACGAAAATCTTCAAATGGTTTCAATGGAGAAGGAACAGACGATGAAGAAGGAACTGAATAGATTGGAGCAGACAAgaaatgaccttgaaaatcgTCTACAGCAAGAGATTGATTTCCACCAGGAGCAGCTCAGGCAACATGAGGTAGCAAGTGAGCAGAACCAGAAGATAAATGTAGAAGTATTGATGTTACGTCAGCATTTAAATCATAGAGAGGCAGAACTTGAAACAGTAAGAGAAGAGGTTCAGAAGAAACAAGACACATTGGAAGAAAACAGTGGCCAGATGGCACTAGTGAAGAAGATTGCGGAGGTCAAGCAAGCAGACAATGAACAACTCCAGCAGAAAATCCAACAACTGGAAAAGAAggtgaaagaaatgaaagagaGAGAATTGAACCTTAACAAAGCACAGAACAGAATGAAGACTGAAAGGGATCAGTTTGAAAAACGTCTGCAAGATATGGAAACAACAGTTGGACAATTGTCCAGAGAGTGTGATTCTCTTGAAGTTGAAAAGAATAAACTGAATGGTCTGGTGGCAAATTTAAGGAGCAGCTTGGGGGATGTCCGTGCACAAAGAGATGAACTTCAGACGCAGATAGATCAGCTAACCACTGATAAAGCTAAGCAAGTCCAAATAATCTATGACCATGAAGAGGAGGCTCAAGAATTGCAGCAGAAGATCACAAGTTTGAAAGAAGAAGTTGATTCCCTAACAAAGCAAACATTTGCCAGCCAGTCTGTCATTCAGCAATCTGCCTCAGAATGTGAGAGATTGAAAGAGAAAAACAACAGATTGGAAACTGAAATTCAGACTCTGTCTTGTCAATtaaatgatcaatctcaacaAAGGGAATCACTCCAAAGCAGAAACCAGGATTTGGAAGGTCAAGTAATAAACCTTCACAATGAGCTGGAGACAGAGAAGAGAAATTTGCATTCATCTGTTAGTGAGAAAGATGAGGCACAAAGACAGGTTGAGACTCTTACAGAGGAAATCACTAGTCTTGAGTCTGATCTCAACTCAAAAACACGAGAATTTATTGCTGAACTTAAAGAGAAAGGCCAGTACATAACACAGTTAGAAGAGAGAAATAAAAACCTGGAAAGCAATCTTtctggggaaaaaatcatttccGAAAGACTTTTAGAAGAAAAGAGTGATCTTGATAAAATGATTTTGGACTTGAATGAAAATTCAGAACATCTGAGGAATTCTTTGAAACAAATAAGAGTAGAAAATTCAAATACCTTGAGTGAATTGGAATCCCTAATATCCAGAAACAATGATATGGAAAATGAACTGAATTTGAAAGTTAATGAATGTGACAATCTTGTGAAAGAAAAACAGAGCTTGTGTGAAATGATAGAGACATTAAAAACCTCTGTAAACCAATTGACATCTCAACAGGAACAGAATCTTAATCAACTCGGGGATATGTCTGAAAAATTTAGTGAAGCCAACAAACAACTTGAATGCAAGGAAACGGAGGCAGAGAAACTGAGATTAGATTATGAAAACTCTGTTGAGGAAAAGAAACAAGTAATCAGTGAATATGGAGAGCAAATTAGGACATTGTGTGAAGAACACCAGGAGAATGTGTCAGCTTTGAAAGAGGAGAATTCACAATTAAAGCAAAAAAGTGAAGAAGAATTAAAGAGTTTAGTAGTAGACATTACAGCAACAAATCATGAACTTAAGGATGCTCGGGATAGACGGATGGCCAATGAAAGAACAATAGTAGAGCTGGAGAAGCAGTGTAAGGTGGAGAGGGAAGCTAAGAGAGAAATGAAGGCTATGTTTGAGAAAACTATACAAGAACTGCAGGAGGATGTGGACTTCAGAACAAAACGTTATCAAGAGTTAGAGAATCAAACTCACAGGAAACTTGAGGAAAAAGAGTCTTACTGGCGAGCACAGCTCGCACAATTGGAAAATGAATACTCCAGGGCCTCTGAGGAGGTTAAAGAAAACTACAGCTCGGAGATGACAGAGAAGCTCCACCAGATGACTCATCAATATGAGGCCATGGTGGCTGAAAAAGAAGGCATGCTTAGTAATCAGAGGCTCATCTTTCAAGATCGCGTGTCTCATCTGGAAAATAGGGTTGCCCAGCGACAGAGGGAGGTGGAGGATGCAAGAGGAAAAGCTAAAAAATTAGAGGATCTCCTTACAGAAGAGCTGACTAGCCATAGGGAGCTGAAGTCCATTACTCGTGAACTCAAGGACAAGATCATGGATAAAGACAATGTCATCAAGGAACGAAACATAGCTATAGCACAGTTACAAATGACAGCGAGTGAGAAGGAGACAGACATTGCCAGTTCTTGTCAACAGATTTCAACGCTTCAACAAGACATTCAGTTCTTACAAGATAAAGTCCAATGTCTCTCTGAAGACATTGAAAACCAGACCCACAACACTGGGGATTTACAGAAAGAAGTGGAACTGTACAAAGAAGAGAGAGATACTGCTTTGGCTGAAGTCAACAGTTATAAACAACAG CTTGATGCAGTAGAAGCTGAAAGAGATAAATGGCAGGAAGAAAATGAAGGGTACTCTGAAAAG CTTGAAAAGTTCCAAGAAAACTTTAATTACAAATTGAAGCAAGCTGAACTTAAGGTACTTGAGACCCAAAACCAGAAGGAGAATGCTGAACTTTCTCTAAAAAATGAAATCCACAGCTGGCAGAAAAAATTATACGAGGAAGGAGAAACCAAAGAAAAG CTGGAAAATGAGTTGAAACAAGCCCTGGTGGAGAATGAGAAAGCCCAGCGAATGCTAGACAGCTATAAAGTCCACTACAGCAAAAAGAAAGAACTCATTGAGATTCAGAACCAGGAAGTGGAAGCTCATAGAAATGTGGCTCGAGATTTCCGCCAGAAGTGTGACAAGCTCACTTTAGATAACAAGGTTCTAAAG CAAAATTATGATGCAATGAAATCTGAAGCAGCTGCATACAAATCGAGACTGGATAAGGCAGAAAAAGATCTTGCCCCGATAAAGGAGGAACTTCAAGCAGAGTGTTTAAAGAACAAACTACTCA ACAATGATATCCGAAGCGTGAAGGTTCAGTTAGACCATGCTACTAGACAGCTGAGAGATCTTAACAAGAATGGTTGCAAGGTTACAGAAAATGCTGAATTGTTTTCCACGAACAAAGTTATTGATTCGATCAAAATGCAag ATCATGAAATGGGGCATGCTTTGTTTGGACAAACTGAAACCAAAATGGTTCTGAGGCCTCGAGAGGCCATTGATTCCTTGGATGATTCAATCTTTATGGAGTCCCCACACAAAAAGGAACATTTCAAAACGGTCAGCAATATAACCCTAAAGAG TGAAGTCATGGATGCCCTGTCAGAGCGAAGAATGTCACTTAGGAGTCACTCCCAGCGTTTGTCAAGCTGTGATATGAACCAGAGTTTGTACAGTACTAGTTCCACAGCCTCTACTGCCAGTGTGCCAC gTGGTGTGTTCCACTGTGAGGATGAGCCAGAGGAATTCGAATGGAATAGACTGACAGAACTACAAAGGAGAAACACCCTCTGTCCAGCCCACCTTAAAACATCTTACCCTGTAGAAACCCAGCACGTCAAGCCTCAGGAATTCACTGATGATGCACTGAGATATAGCATGATGCCTAGTGGCAAGAAACGCAAAAACGAACAGCTGAGCGATGAAGACGATACAAAATCATCCATGCATCTTCGGAGCATTAAGCAA GCAAAACATGGATCTGTCCCACAGAAATCAGCTCCTCTGACTCCTGCTAAACCAGAAACACCCTCTAGTGCAAGAAAGTCCAAAAAAACTCCGAAGAAAACACCTGGCAAACTCCGCACACCAAAACTCAGCACAAATAGAGAAAATTCATCATCCGTTAAAAAG TCGAGACTTGGCGGATTAAAATTCAGCATAGGTTTTACGCCCAAggacaaaaacaaagaaaataccAAGAGTACATCTAAGGTGGGTAATCTTGTTAAGTTATTTGAGGCACAGGGATCACAGTCATCTCAGAACGAGTCCAAATTTCCCACACCTGTTGCAAATAAATGTATCAAAACATCAACACCTGTACAAcacaaaaatgttgaaatgaaAAGCAGTAATTATGAAATACCAGCTGTACCGAAAAGCAAAGACCCTGAACTATCAACATCTGTTAAAGAGGGAGACATTAGAATTAAGACACCAACAAAACTGAAAAGCAGCAAATTTCACACACCAGTCAGATCAAAGCACAAAATACCAGCTGATCCAATGAAATTGGCTGTTACACCAGTAAAGGCATTTGGGAGCTTTATACAAAGAATATCTACTCCAAAGAGATCACACAGGGTCAAACCTATGGAATTCAATGTAAAGGAGTAA